The Comamonas sp. GB3 AK4-5 genome includes a region encoding these proteins:
- a CDS encoding cell division protein ZapA, with product MSQIEARILQQDYLLTCPDGQEAPLLAAVDRVDAEMERIRNTGKVRSRERVGVLVAVNLAFENAALSERVQALEQELDLNLESTPTALPATETTHSDEDTPALMTELQALLAQRELELLQAQHLIARMEAALDVESQLL from the coding sequence ATGAGCCAGATCGAAGCACGCATCCTGCAGCAAGACTATCTGCTGACCTGCCCCGATGGCCAAGAAGCCCCGCTGCTGGCTGCCGTCGACCGCGTTGACGCGGAGATGGAACGCATACGCAACACTGGCAAAGTCCGCTCGCGCGAGCGTGTGGGCGTGCTGGTGGCCGTGAATCTGGCCTTTGAAAATGCAGCCCTGAGCGAGCGGGTGCAGGCATTGGAGCAAGAGCTGGACCTCAACCTCGAAAGCACGCCAACCGCCCTGCCGGCCACCGAGACCACCCACAGCGACGAGGACACGCCGGCGCTGATGACGGAGCTGCAGGCACTGCTGGCACAGCGTGAGCTGGAGCTGCTGCAGGCCCAGCATCTGATTGCACGCATGGAAGCCGCACTGGATGTAGAAAGCCAACTGCTGTAA
- a CDS encoding DUF904 domain-containing protein, which yields MTSQPSLIEPLAERVDRLLVRHAELQRTNTLLAEQVAALTQERDSLRSRLHAARSRVDALIARLPVNQEGS from the coding sequence ATGACCTCACAGCCTTCCCTGATCGAGCCGCTGGCAGAGCGTGTTGATCGCCTGCTGGTGCGGCATGCGGAGCTCCAACGCACCAATACCCTGTTGGCCGAACAAGTCGCCGCCCTGACGCAGGAGCGCGATTCGCTGCGTTCGCGCCTGCACGCGGCACGCTCCCGTGTCGACGCCCTGATTGCACGCTTGCCCGTCAACCAAGAGGGATCATGA
- a CDS encoding cobyrinate a,c-diamide synthase: MPHTTSASAPVHHCVALLIAAPASGQGKTTVTAALARWHTRQGRRVRVFKCGPDFLDPYWHQLASGAPVHNLDGWMVGMDEVRARLHAAAGEADVILIEGVMGLFDGSPTAADLAEQLGIPVLLVVDASAMAGSFGALVLGMQQYQTGVPWAGVLANRVASTMHAHMLQTSLRTPALWLGALPPLGQGKNGPLLPERHLGLVAAHELPDAMARLNTAADQLAETPLGQMGWEDWLRFSVEFPAPTAALEAPQPWLRGRTIAVASDAAFSFIYPANLDCLVAMGANLAFFSPLAGEGLPPCDALWLPGGYPELHAAALAANRSLQADLQAHVAAGKPVWAECGGMLALGQQMSDVDGQAQPLWGILPGTGQMQNKLAGLGMQQCVLQGGVLRGHTFHYSRFDCTATEVARTSRARQKAEAGKGEAVYQHGSVHASYFHAWFASHPRAVAALFGAEPLRWGDAGDAAGEEGAVASVAHALS; the protein is encoded by the coding sequence ATGCCACACACGACCTCTGCTTCTGCCCCAGTCCACCACTGCGTAGCCCTGCTGATTGCCGCACCGGCCTCCGGCCAGGGCAAGACCACCGTCACGGCGGCCCTGGCGCGCTGGCATACCCGACAGGGCCGCCGGGTGCGCGTGTTCAAGTGCGGGCCGGACTTTCTCGATCCCTATTGGCACCAGTTGGCCAGTGGCGCGCCCGTGCACAACCTGGACGGCTGGATGGTGGGCATGGACGAGGTCCGCGCCCGCCTGCACGCGGCGGCCGGCGAGGCCGATGTCATCCTCATCGAAGGCGTGATGGGCTTGTTCGATGGCAGCCCCACAGCAGCCGATCTGGCCGAGCAGCTGGGCATACCGGTGTTGCTGGTGGTCGATGCCTCGGCCATGGCCGGCAGCTTTGGTGCCCTGGTGCTGGGCATGCAGCAATACCAGACGGGTGTGCCCTGGGCCGGCGTGCTGGCCAACCGCGTGGCCAGCACCATGCATGCGCATATGCTGCAGACCAGCTTGCGCACGCCCGCGCTGTGGCTGGGCGCCTTGCCACCCCTGGGCCAGGGCAAGAATGGGCCATTGCTGCCCGAGCGTCATCTGGGCCTGGTGGCCGCGCACGAGCTGCCCGATGCCATGGCCCGCCTGAACACTGCGGCAGACCAATTGGCAGAGACCCCGCTGGGTCAAATGGGCTGGGAAGACTGGCTGCGCTTTAGCGTGGAGTTTCCAGCCCCGACCGCCGCCCTGGAGGCGCCCCAGCCCTGGTTGCGGGGCCGCACCATTGCCGTGGCCAGCGATGCCGCTTTCAGCTTTATCTACCCGGCCAATCTGGATTGTCTGGTAGCCATGGGGGCCAATCTGGCGTTCTTCTCGCCGTTGGCAGGTGAAGGCCTACCGCCCTGCGATGCGCTATGGCTGCCCGGTGGCTACCCCGAGCTGCATGCGGCTGCACTGGCGGCCAACCGCAGCCTGCAGGCCGATCTGCAAGCCCATGTGGCGGCGGGTAAGCCCGTGTGGGCCGAATGCGGCGGCATGCTGGCGCTGGGCCAGCAGATGAGCGATGTGGATGGCCAGGCCCAGCCGCTGTGGGGCATCCTGCCTGGCACTGGCCAAATGCAAAACAAATTGGCCGGTCTGGGCATGCAGCAATGCGTGTTGCAAGGCGGCGTGCTGCGCGGCCACACCTTTCACTATTCGCGCTTTGATTGCACGGCCACCGAAGTGGCGCGCACCAGCCGGGCGCGCCAGAAGGCAGAGGCCGGCAAGGGCGAGGCCGTCTACCAACATGGCAGCGTGCATGCCAGCTATTTTCACGCCTGGTTTGCTTCGCACCCGCGTGCCGTGGCTGCGCTGTTCGGCGCCGAGCCGTTGCGCTGGGGTGATGCAGGCGATGCAGCAGGCGAAGAGGGCGCTGTCGCAAGCGTCGCACACGCACTTTCATAA
- a CDS encoding ABC transporter substrate-binding protein, translating into MSFQLLVFALRRTALAALLLGTALAALLLGTAMAAQSAAAQAQPALSAAQRAAAIPVLAESARLAPQPITDDRGKTIKLAKPPQRIVSLLPSLTESTCALGLCDRLVGVDRYSDWPASIKKLPVVGGGLDPSVESVVALKPDLVLLSHSSKAAERLEALGLPVAALDMKSQAGVHRVLGQLGQLLGVAPEQGAERVWRALQAGVADAAQRIPAEVKHSRVYFEVSRGPYAAGPQSFIGETLTLLGVDNVVPADLGPFPRLSPEFLLRAQPDVILLGNRSMQAATAYPGWNSLKAIKGGHLCVFNDQQSFTIVRPGPRMAEAAHLIAQCLIDKAPRKAQGGR; encoded by the coding sequence ATGAGCTTTCAACTCCTTGTTTTTGCGCTGCGGCGCACGGCCTTGGCCGCGCTGCTGCTGGGCACGGCCTTGGCCGCGCTGCTGCTGGGCACTGCCATGGCGGCCCAGTCTGCTGCGGCACAAGCCCAGCCTGCGCTGTCGGCTGCCCAGCGTGCGGCTGCCATTCCGGTGTTGGCCGAGTCGGCCCGGCTGGCGCCCCAGCCCATCACGGATGACCGTGGCAAGACCATCAAGCTGGCCAAGCCACCGCAGCGCATTGTCAGCCTGCTGCCTTCGCTGACCGAAAGCACCTGCGCCTTGGGCCTGTGTGACCGGCTGGTGGGGGTGGATCGCTATTCCGACTGGCCGGCATCGATCAAAAAGCTGCCCGTGGTGGGCGGCGGGCTGGACCCCAGCGTGGAATCGGTGGTGGCGCTCAAGCCCGATCTGGTGCTGCTGTCCCATTCCTCGAAAGCGGCGGAGCGGCTGGAGGCCCTGGGTCTGCCTGTGGCCGCGCTGGACATGAAGTCGCAGGCCGGTGTGCACCGGGTGCTGGGTCAGTTGGGCCAGTTGCTGGGCGTGGCGCCCGAGCAAGGTGCCGAGCGCGTGTGGCGCGCGCTGCAGGCCGGTGTGGCCGATGCGGCACAGCGCATTCCGGCAGAGGTCAAGCACAGCCGGGTGTATTTTGAAGTGAGCCGTGGCCCCTATGCGGCCGGGCCGCAGTCCTTCATCGGCGAGACATTGACCCTGCTGGGCGTGGACAACGTGGTGCCCGCCGACCTGGGCCCATTCCCGCGCCTGAGCCCCGAATTCTTGCTGCGTGCCCAGCCCGATGTGATCTTGCTGGGCAACCGCAGCATGCAGGCGGCCACGGCCTATCCGGGTTGGAACAGCCTCAAAGCCATCAAGGGCGGGCATTTGTGTGTCTTCAATGACCAACAGTCCTTCACCATTGTGCGGCCCGGACCGCGCATGGCCGAGGCCGCGCATTTGATCGCCCAGTGCCTGATAGACAAGGCCCCGCGCAAGGCGCAGGGAGGGCGGTAA
- a CDS encoding bifunctional adenosylcobinamide kinase/adenosylcobinamide-phosphate guanylyltransferase, with protein sequence MSPTLSKPTAPWQELILGGQKSGKTRRAEQAARDWMDAAPSRQAVYLATGQAWDDEMRARIARHQVERAERVPGMQTVEAPRLLAQALQTHSSPQCLVVVDCLTLWLTHWMMPMEDAVSSASNQAAAQDWSAQRALFLEVLPRCPGPVVVVGNEIGLGVIPLGREVRAFVDALGVLNQDVARTCSRATLMAAGLPLCLK encoded by the coding sequence ATGAGCCCCACCCTATCCAAGCCCACAGCGCCCTGGCAGGAGCTGATTTTGGGCGGCCAGAAAAGCGGCAAGACCCGTCGTGCCGAGCAGGCCGCGCGCGACTGGATGGACGCCGCGCCCAGCCGCCAGGCTGTCTATCTGGCCACCGGCCAGGCCTGGGACGATGAAATGCGCGCCCGTATTGCCCGCCACCAGGTCGAGCGCGCCGAGCGCGTGCCCGGTATGCAAACGGTGGAAGCGCCACGGCTGCTGGCCCAGGCCTTGCAGACCCATAGCAGCCCGCAGTGCCTAGTGGTGGTGGACTGCCTGACGCTGTGGCTGACCCACTGGATGATGCCAATGGAGGATGCCGTGTCTTCCGCATCCAATCAGGCTGCAGCGCAGGACTGGAGCGCGCAGCGTGCTCTCTTTCTGGAAGTTCTCCCGCGCTGCCCCGGCCCCGTGGTGGTGGTGGGCAATGAAATTGGTTTGGGCGTGATCCCCTTGGGCCGCGAAGTGCGAGCCTTTGTGGATGCGCTCGGTGTCTTGAACCAGGATGTGGCCCGTACATGCAGCCGCGCCACCTTGATGGCAGCGGGCCTACCGCTGTGCTTGAAATGA
- a CDS encoding TonB-dependent receptor domain-containing protein, giving the protein MSSFSQQCAGAASSLAAHAASVAVGLTALAAATVHAANLDDVVVSATRSEQRLADVVADITVVDRDQLDQQAGRSLEDVMAKLPGVQITRNGGPGSDTSLYLRGASKQHTAVYIDGIRVDGQNGSGGAQWESLPVDLIDRIEVLRGAAGAVYGSDALAGVVQIFTKRGEDGVHPFIGVGAGTYGSSKGEAGLSGAHGAVDYALGVSYATSKGFDSKTNGVHNEDRDGYTRKSANARVGLQLSKVHRLDLTALTSKSDAGYDATKSIQDDRAIREFDAYGLTWAAQWTEGYRTRLSVSESTNRYQTTGTSLYEAETRLRTLLLQNEWKLGQGTLSLALERREDALENTGLKNTNRKERDQTGIAVGYGAKYGNHTVQLNARSDDDSDFGRKNTGGIGYGWDFAPQWRATASASTGFRVPSLYQRFSAYGDSTLAPEESLNKEIGLRWAQQGNHLGITLYHNKLKNLVSYQKGLGSCGMPSCYVNVDRALLQGITIAGAYRTGMLKWYGSVDFQNPKNEETGKLLERRSRRFATLGVDAAVQGWTLGAEMQAASRRYNGKDDKVMTLAGYTLFNLSASRQIARDFTLTARVDNLMDKDYTLAQDYATPGRTFWVGLKWMPH; this is encoded by the coding sequence ATGAGTTCGTTTTCTCAGCAGTGCGCGGGCGCTGCTTCGTCGCTGGCCGCGCATGCCGCCAGCGTGGCCGTGGGGCTGACGGCACTGGCTGCAGCAACGGTGCATGCCGCCAATCTGGATGATGTAGTGGTGTCGGCCACGCGCAGCGAGCAACGCCTGGCCGATGTGGTGGCGGACATCACGGTGGTGGACCGTGATCAGCTGGACCAGCAGGCTGGCCGCTCCCTGGAAGATGTAATGGCCAAGTTGCCCGGCGTGCAGATCACCCGCAATGGTGGTCCAGGATCCGACACCAGTCTGTACCTGCGGGGCGCCAGCAAGCAGCACACGGCGGTGTACATCGATGGGATTCGGGTGGATGGACAAAACGGCTCGGGTGGCGCGCAGTGGGAATCCTTGCCCGTTGATTTGATAGACCGTATCGAAGTGCTGCGCGGTGCTGCTGGTGCTGTGTATGGCTCGGACGCCCTGGCGGGGGTAGTGCAGATTTTCACCAAACGTGGCGAAGATGGAGTGCATCCTTTCATTGGGGTTGGCGCCGGTACCTACGGCAGCAGCAAGGGCGAGGCCGGCCTCAGCGGTGCGCATGGTGCCGTGGATTACGCACTGGGCGTTTCTTATGCGACAAGCAAGGGCTTTGACTCCAAGACCAATGGGGTGCACAACGAAGACCGTGATGGCTACACCCGCAAATCCGCCAATGCGCGCGTGGGTCTGCAGCTGAGCAAGGTTCACCGCTTGGATCTGACGGCGCTGACCAGTAAATCCGATGCGGGCTATGACGCCACCAAATCAATCCAGGACGATCGGGCGATCCGTGAGTTCGATGCCTATGGCTTGACATGGGCGGCCCAGTGGACAGAGGGCTACCGCACACGTCTGTCCGTGAGCGAGTCCACCAACCGCTACCAGACCACGGGCACCAGCCTTTATGAGGCGGAAACCCGGCTGCGCACCTTGCTGTTGCAAAACGAATGGAAACTGGGGCAGGGGACGCTGAGCCTGGCGCTGGAGCGGCGTGAAGATGCGCTGGAGAACACAGGGCTGAAAAACACCAACCGCAAGGAACGCGATCAGACAGGCATCGCCGTAGGCTATGGCGCCAAATATGGCAACCATACCGTGCAGCTCAATGCCCGCAGTGACGATGACAGTGACTTTGGTCGCAAGAACACGGGCGGCATTGGTTATGGCTGGGATTTCGCCCCCCAGTGGCGGGCTACGGCTTCCGCCTCGACCGGCTTTCGTGTGCCCAGCTTGTACCAGCGTTTCTCGGCCTATGGCGACTCTACATTGGCGCCTGAAGAGAGCTTGAACAAGGAAATCGGCCTGCGCTGGGCGCAGCAGGGCAATCACCTGGGCATCACGCTCTACCACAACAAGCTCAAGAACCTGGTGTCCTACCAAAAGGGGCTGGGCAGTTGCGGCATGCCGTCCTGTTATGTGAATGTGGATCGCGCCTTGCTGCAGGGCATTACCATCGCTGGCGCCTATCGCACCGGCATGCTGAAGTGGTATGGCTCGGTGGATTTTCAAAACCCCAAGAACGAAGAGACTGGCAAGCTGCTGGAGCGCCGCTCACGCCGCTTTGCCACCCTGGGCGTGGATGCTGCTGTGCAAGGCTGGACCCTGGGAGCCGAAATGCAGGCGGCCAGCCGCCGCTATAACGGCAAGGATGACAAGGTGATGACGCTGGCCGGCTACACCTTGTTCAACCTGTCCGCGTCCCGGCAAATCGCCAGGGACTTCACGCTCACCGCGCGCGTCGACAACCTGATGGACAAGGACTACACCTTGGCCCAGGACTACGCCACGCCGGGCCGCACCTTCTGGGTGGGCCTCAAGTGGATGCCCCACTAG